The proteins below are encoded in one region of Struthio camelus isolate bStrCam1 chromosome 11, bStrCam1.hap1, whole genome shotgun sequence:
- the ATP1B4 gene encoding protein ATP1B4 — protein MGSKTWRELAGELKLFLWNREERTCLGRTAASWGLILLFYLVFYTCLAGMFAFCMYVMLLTLSPYTPTYRDRVSPPGVMIRPYLHGFTIAFNVSERSTWQPYVDSMHRFLEAYDDKVQEEKNIECVAGRYFIQGGHESKEKKACRFKRSLLQNCSGIGDPTFGYSKGQPCVLLKMNRIIGYRPGAGIPVSVDCKVQKGNESDLRSVDFYPGNGTFDLMYYPYYGKITHVNYTSPLVAMHFTDVKKNNLVPIQCSLKGEGIINDVNNDRFLGRIIFTLSIGK, from the exons ATGGGGAGCAAAACGTGGCGGGAGCTGGCGGGCGAGCTGAAGCTGTTCCTGTGGAACCGGGAGGAGAGGACCTGCCTGGGGAGGACAGCCGCCAGCTGGG GCTTGATCCTCCTGTTCTACTTGGTCTTCTACACGTGCCTGGCGGGGATGTTTGCCTTTTGCATGTACGTCATGCTGCTCACCCTGAGCCCCTACACGCCCACCTACAGGGACCGAGTCTCCCCGCCAG GAGTGATGATTAGACCGTACCTGCACGGGTTCACCATTGCCTTCAACGTGTCTGAGCGCAGCACGTGGCAGCCATACGTGGACAGCATGCACCGCTTCCTGGAAG CTTATGACGACAAAgttcaagaagaaaagaatatcGAGTGCGTGGCGGGGCGATACTTCATCCAGGGGGGCCACGAGAGCAAGGAAAAGAAGGCCTGCCGCTTCAAGCGCTCCCTGTTGCAGAACTGCTCTGGGATCGGGGATCCGACGTTCGGCTACTCGAAGGGCCAGCCCTGCGTCCTGCTCAAGATGAACCGG atcATCGGCTACCGACCGGGTGCTGGGATCCCAGTCAGCGTGGACTGCAAAGTGCAG AAAGGCAATGAGAGCGATCTTAGATCAGTGGACTTCTATCCTGGAAACGGGACGTTTGATCTCATGTACTATCCCTACTATGGCAAGATCACTCAC GTCAACTATACATCCCCCCTGGTGGCTATGCACTTCACAGATGTGAAGAAGAATAATTTGGTCCCTATTCAGTGCAGTCTGAAAGGGGAAGGTATCATCAACGATGTTAATAACGACCGCTTCCTGGGCCGAATcatcttcacgctcagcattggaAAGTAG